One Triticum dicoccoides isolate Atlit2015 ecotype Zavitan chromosome 3B, WEW_v2.0, whole genome shotgun sequence genomic window, ccatgcacatTGCCCCCTTCAGCTGCTATATAAGCGGCTCCTCGCCGCGCCACAAGAGAACTCTCCCGCTTGTCGAAAAAAACACGCACGCATACACNNNNNNNNNNACAGGTTGCTACGATGGACATGGGACACGTGCATGCCAGGAGGCTTCTGTCGCACGCCGCGGCgacgccggcggtggcggcgcccgGCCCGTCGGGGCAGACGCCGCCCTCGAGCCCCTTCGGCTCCGTGGACGCAACGGTGATCTCGATCCTGTCGCTGCTCCTCTGCGTCCTCGTCGTGGCGCTCGTGGTCCGCGCGTTCGTCCAGTGCGCGTGCCGCGTCACGCGGCGCGTGTGCTACGGCCCGGCGGAGGTCCCCAGCGACGCAGAGGCCGGCGGCCTGGAGAGCACCGTGCTgcacgccgccgccggcgccggcggcaaGAAGAAGCGGGCGGGCAAGGGCGCCGCCATCCGGGCGATCCCGACGATGGAGTACTCGGCGGAGATCGAGCTCGCCGTGTGCTGCTCCACCGAGTGCGCCATCTGCCTCGCCGACCTGAAGCAGGGCGAGCGCGTCCGCGTGTTGCCGCGCTGCCACCACGGCTTCCACGTCCGGTGCATTGACCGATGGCTCTCCGCGCGCCAGACGTGCCCCACCTGCAGACAGGAGCCGTTCGCGCCGCAGGCCCGACCCGAGGAGCCGGCGGCCGTGCAGGTGCACGTCGACGCTGCACAGCTCGACACGATCTAGACAACCTAGCTACATGTGTGTGGAAA contains:
- the LOC119281783 gene encoding RING-H2 finger protein ATL73-like, which produces MDMGHVHARRLLSHAAATPAVAAPGPSGQTPPSSPFGSVDATVISILSLLLCVLVVALVVRAFVQCACRVTRRVCYGPAEVPSDAEAGGLESTVLHAAAGAGGKKKRAGKGAAIRAIPTMEYSAEIELAVCCSTECAICLADLKQGERVRVLPRCHHGFHVRCIDRWLSARQTCPTCRQEPFAPQARPEEPAAVQVHVDAAQLDTI